One part of the Ananas comosus cultivar F153 unplaced genomic scaffold, ASM154086v1, whole genome shotgun sequence genome encodes these proteins:
- the LOC109705331 gene encoding uncharacterized protein LOC109705331: MAGMIHIQKRWNDETDSPALKCSNNGRHRPGTATHGRRGRTLFVQLFPGSELASSPFSEGLSEWSSLQAVTTTCPPDRFPSPRSKEPGIRRDAALVSRGALHACLRYPCPILSSSSSYNEKHFVLCSGFFFENRKRRKSRPPKVTTTKIGIVIRSFDNPFLSNYHFWGLTPYTRKIGLPESRVLYTVLRSPHIDKKSREQFEMEIKKQFLVIKTERHELRKKFFRLKRQRIFGAQYEIRLYCKTRSDKGKLQRLLRSKILALTLSSTRTTFYIVSLFYFL; this comes from the exons ATGGCGGGGATGATTCACATCCAAAAACGCTGGAATGACGAGACTGATTCCCCAGCGCTTAAATGCAGCAATAATGGAAGGCATCGGCCGGGCACAGCTACGCATGGAAGACG AGGGCGAACCCTCTTCGTGCAACTCTTCCCGGGAAGTGAATtggcttcttctcctttttcagAAGGACTGAGTGAGTGGTCCTCTCTTCAAGCTGTAACCACCACTTGTCCTCCAGATCGATTTCCATCTCCTCGCTCAAAAGAACCTGGCATCCGCAGGGATGCGGCCTTG GTTAGCAGAGGAGCATTGCATGCTTGCTTGCGGTACCCTTGTCCcatcctttcttcttcttcgtcataCAACGAAAAACACTTCGTCCTGTGCTCAGGCTTCTTCTTCGAG AACAGGAAGAGGAGAAAATCAAGACCACCAAAAGTCACGACCACCAAGATAGGCATAGTGATTCGATCTTTTGATAACCCATTTTTATCAAACTATCATTTTTGGGGGCTTACGCCTTACACACGGAAGATTGGATTGCCTGAATCACGAGTCTTATATACTGTGTTACGATCACCTCATATTGATAAAAAGTCCAGAGAACAATTTGAAATGGAAATCAAGAAACAATTTCTGGTCATAAAAACGGAAAGGCATGAATTGCGCAAGAAGTTCTTTCGGTTAAAACGCC AGCGTATATTTGGAGCTCAATATGAAATCCGTCTTTATTGCAAGACCCGTTCGGATAAGGGCAAACTCCAGAGATTGCTTCGAAGTAAGATCCTTGCGTTGACCCTTTCCTCAACCAGAACCACATTCTATATTGTCtcattattctattttttatga